In the Bacillus sp. 2205SS5-2 genome, one interval contains:
- a CDS encoding NAD(P)/FAD-dependent oxidoreductase: MNEKIFDCIVIGGGAAGLSAALVLGRSRRDTLVIDENHPRNSVTRASHGFLSRDGITPGEFKEISLEQLKKYPTVLYEQDRVENVVKPDFTFKVTTNKGKVYQSKKVIFSTGMKDDLPSIKGLKEVYGTSVYPCPYCDGWERRDKKLAVFGNGDWLMHYAKMIYNWSNDLIVFTNGAAEITTNEKKELMDHGVQLVEQPIVELKSTNGQLENVIVESGESYERTDGFIMDTGETQACDIPLKLGIELIEMGGYKVNEKGETTINGLYIIGDAKNAFSGLIKAASEGYELGAIMNGEMVIEAWENTN, encoded by the coding sequence AAGAGACACACTTGTAATTGACGAAAATCATCCTAGGAATAGTGTAACGCGTGCTTCACACGGATTTTTAAGTCGCGACGGAATCACACCTGGAGAATTTAAAGAAATATCCTTAGAACAATTAAAAAAATATCCTACGGTTTTATATGAACAAGATCGAGTTGAAAATGTTGTCAAACCTGATTTTACTTTTAAAGTCACTACTAATAAGGGGAAGGTATACCAAAGTAAAAAGGTCATTTTTTCAACAGGAATGAAAGATGATCTCCCTTCCATTAAAGGACTTAAAGAAGTATATGGTACTTCTGTTTATCCTTGTCCTTATTGTGACGGATGGGAACGAAGAGATAAAAAGCTAGCTGTATTCGGAAACGGAGATTGGCTTATGCATTACGCGAAAATGATCTACAATTGGAGCAATGATCTCATTGTTTTTACAAATGGTGCAGCTGAAATAACAACTAATGAAAAAAAAGAACTCATGGATCATGGTGTACAACTGGTGGAACAACCAATAGTTGAGCTTAAATCTACTAATGGCCAGTTAGAAAATGTGATTGTGGAGTCAGGTGAGTCCTATGAAAGGACCGATGGATTTATCATGGATACTGGCGAAACACAAGCTTGTGATATCCCATTAAAATTAGGGATTGAGTTAATTGAAATGGGTGGATATAAAGTCAATGAAAAAGGGGAAACAACTATTAATGGATTATATATTATTGGAGATGCCAAAAATGCATTTTCAGGTTTAATCAAAGCAGCTAGTGAAGGGTATGAACTCGGGGCAATAATGAATGGCGAAATGGTTATCGAAGCCTGGGAAAATACCAATTAA